The following proteins are co-located in the Hydrogenophaga sp. RAC07 genome:
- a CDS encoding DUF4148 domain-containing protein: MKLSTTILLPLVFAATAGTAMAQSAPLTRAQVQAELAEAVRTGDLLADTERGLKLNELYPSNYPAQPSQVGKTRAQVKAELAEAVRTGDLVADIETGLKLNQINPSNYPAQQTQMGKTRAQVMAETAEARRLGLLDVSENEYPKIATPEQVEQIRQAGLRAADSMNVGQLNRQ; encoded by the coding sequence ATGAAACTCTCCACCACCATCCTTTTGCCCCTGGTCTTCGCCGCCACCGCCGGCACCGCCATGGCCCAGAGTGCTCCGCTGACCCGTGCACAGGTGCAGGCCGAGCTGGCCGAAGCCGTTCGAACGGGCGACCTGCTGGCGGACACCGAGCGCGGTCTGAAACTCAACGAACTCTATCCCTCCAATTACCCGGCCCAGCCGAGCCAGGTGGGCAAGACCCGCGCACAGGTGAAAGCCGAACTGGCCGAAGCCGTCCGCACCGGCGACCTGGTGGCCGACATTGAAACCGGCTTGAAGCTGAACCAGATCAATCCCTCCAACTACCCCGCCCAGCAGACCCAGATGGGCAAGACCCGCGCACAGGTGATGGCTGAAACCGCCGAAGCGCGCCGCCTCGGTCTGCTGGATGTGAGCGAAAACGAATACCCCAAAATCGCCACGCCCGAGCAAGTCGAGCAGATTCGCCAGGCCGGCCTGCGCGCTGCCGACAGCATGAACGTCGGTCAACTGAACCGCCAGTGA
- a CDS encoding heavy metal sensor histidine kinase: MNTTALDTTPVSSTPAETPCAYSIGRRLSLLLAIQTVIGLGVLLAFIYGATTMLFTAKHEEELRSYSAVLVDVVREANAKGGEAEVKAKLAWLAERRPGTFVQVNRADGSELYRDKAPTFDVATSESRAMPFTVDTSNGAGPLQGQLTLDCSQDAKTARRMALLLIAAVLAGAALVGWGTFWRVRCSLRPLNDLAAQTKAIDARRLGQRLSLAEPVEELQPLIDQFNGLMQRVERTYVQLEGFNADVAHELRTPLTNLIGQTEVALSRERTTGELEDTLHSNLEELHRMAAIVNDMLFLAQADRGVKARRGAAVSLAELVQQVVEFHEASMEERGLTATIIGDTALSVDEPLVKRAMSNLLGNAIRYADAGSTLSVRIAREAGDSVRLWVENTGPTIEAEHLPRLFDRFFRADVSRCELEKPHHGLGLSIVAAIARMHDGFPAAESSGRTTRVGFSLHTA, encoded by the coding sequence ATGAACACCACGGCACTGGACACCACACCCGTGAGCAGCACGCCCGCCGAGACACCTTGTGCCTATTCCATCGGTCGGCGCCTGTCGCTGCTACTGGCCATCCAGACCGTGATCGGGCTGGGGGTGTTGCTGGCGTTCATCTACGGCGCCACCACCATGCTTTTCACCGCCAAGCACGAGGAAGAGCTGCGCAGTTACTCCGCCGTGCTGGTGGATGTGGTGCGCGAAGCCAATGCCAAAGGCGGTGAAGCCGAAGTCAAGGCCAAGCTGGCCTGGCTGGCCGAACGCCGCCCGGGCACCTTCGTGCAGGTGAACCGTGCCGATGGCAGCGAGCTCTACCGCGACAAGGCGCCCACCTTCGACGTGGCCACCTCGGAGTCGCGCGCCATGCCGTTCACGGTCGACACCTCGAACGGCGCCGGGCCTCTTCAGGGCCAGCTGACCCTGGACTGTTCGCAAGACGCCAAGACCGCCCGGCGCATGGCGCTGCTGCTGATCGCCGCCGTGCTGGCGGGCGCGGCGCTGGTGGGCTGGGGCACGTTCTGGCGCGTGCGTTGCAGCCTGCGGCCCTTGAACGATCTGGCGGCGCAAACCAAGGCGATCGACGCCCGCCGCCTGGGGCAGCGGCTCTCGCTGGCAGAACCGGTGGAGGAACTGCAACCGCTGATCGACCAGTTCAACGGCCTGATGCAGCGCGTGGAGCGCACCTATGTGCAGCTCGAAGGCTTCAATGCCGACGTGGCACACGAGCTGCGCACGCCGCTGACCAACCTCATTGGCCAGACCGAGGTGGCGCTGAGCCGCGAACGCACCACGGGTGAGCTCGAAGACACCTTGCACTCCAACCTGGAAGAGCTGCACCGCATGGCGGCCATCGTCAACGACATGCTGTTCCTCGCGCAGGCAGACCGTGGTGTGAAGGCGCGACGGGGTGCGGCGGTGAGCCTGGCGGAGCTGGTGCAGCAGGTGGTGGAGTTTCACGAGGCGTCGATGGAAGAGCGCGGCCTGACCGCGACCATCATCGGCGACACCGCCTTGTCGGTGGACGAACCGCTGGTCAAACGCGCCATGTCCAACCTGCTGGGCAACGCCATCCGCTACGCCGACGCGGGCTCCACCCTGAGCGTGCGCATCGCCCGCGAAGCCGGCGACAGCGTGCGGCTGTGGGTGGAAAACACCGGCCCCACGATCGAAGCCGAGCACCTGCCCCGCCTGTTCGATCGTTTCTTCCGCGCCGACGTGTCGCGCTGCGAGCTGGAGAAGCCGCACCACGGCCTGGGCCTGTCCATCGTCGCGGCCATCGCGCGCATGCACGATGGTTTTCCGGCCGCGGAGTCGAGTGGTCGCACCACGCGTGTGGGCTTCAGCCTGCACACCGCCTGA
- the rph gene encoding ribonuclease PH — protein MSEVSRPGQRAVDALRPVRITRSYTMHAEGSVLIEFGHTKVLCTASVEEKVPPHKRGSGEGWVTAEYGMLPRATHTRSDREAAKGKQSGRTQEIQRLIGRSLRAVFDLKALGERTISLDCDVIQADGGTRTASITGAFVAAHDAVGKLIADGKIAASPIKDHVAAISVGILQGTPLLDLEYVEDSACDTDMNVVMTGAGHFVEVQGTAEGVAFTRREMDALLALAEKGIGELVTLQKQTLGINKA, from the coding sequence ATGAGCGAAGTTTCCCGACCCGGCCAACGGGCCGTTGATGCCCTGCGCCCGGTGCGCATCACCCGCAGCTACACCATGCATGCCGAAGGCTCGGTGCTGATCGAGTTCGGTCACACCAAGGTGCTGTGCACCGCGTCGGTGGAAGAGAAGGTGCCGCCGCACAAACGCGGCAGCGGCGAAGGGTGGGTGACGGCCGAGTACGGCATGCTGCCGCGCGCCACGCACACCCGCAGTGACCGCGAAGCTGCGAAGGGCAAGCAGAGCGGCCGCACGCAGGAGATTCAGCGATTGATCGGCCGTTCATTGCGCGCGGTGTTCGATCTGAAAGCCTTGGGCGAACGCACCATTTCGTTGGACTGCGACGTGATCCAGGCCGACGGCGGCACGCGTACGGCGAGCATCACCGGCGCTTTCGTGGCCGCGCACGACGCCGTGGGCAAGCTGATCGCCGACGGCAAGATTGCCGCCTCACCCATCAAGGACCACGTGGCCGCGATTTCGGTCGGCATCTTGCAAGGCACGCCGCTGCTCGATCTGGAGTACGTGGAAGACTCGGCCTGCGACACCGACATGAACGTGGTGATGACCGGTGCCGGCCATTTTGTGGAAGTGCAGGGTACGGCCGAGGGCGTGGCGTTCACACGCCGCGAGATGGACGCGCTGCTGGCCTTGGCCGAAAAGGGCATTGGCGAACTCGTGACCTTGCAGAAGCAGACGCTGGGTATCAACAAGGCATGA
- a CDS encoding serine/threonine protein kinase produces MSKVKPAPLPPDTVIGGYRIVRKLAAGGFGVVYLAVDTEGQQVAVKEYLPSSLASRGPGELLPQVQPEKLSLYRLGLKSFFEEGRALAQISHASVVSVLNFFRENETVYMVMNFLEGASLQEFIITAREQKKQKVFRESTIRSLYDEVLRGLRIVHQHKMLHLDIKPANIFVTDDNRSVLIDFGAAREVLSKEGNFIRPMYTPGFAAPEMYRRDSSMGPWTDIYAIGACIYASMQGYPPNDAPQRLEKDRLSLALSRLRGVYSDNLIEVVEWCMSLDPLSRPQSVFALQKELSRETERSYTKLTVAEKMRLQFDNIVSDNKKSLRKSTNAGTKFR; encoded by the coding sequence ATGTCAAAGGTCAAACCCGCACCGCTCCCGCCGGACACCGTGATTGGTGGTTACCGCATTGTTCGCAAACTGGCAGCCGGGGGTTTTGGTGTTGTTTACCTCGCGGTGGACACCGAAGGCCAGCAGGTCGCCGTCAAGGAATACCTGCCTTCCTCGCTCGCTTCGCGTGGACCAGGTGAGTTGTTGCCTCAAGTGCAGCCCGAAAAACTCTCGCTCTACCGACTGGGCTTGAAGAGCTTCTTTGAAGAAGGTCGGGCACTCGCTCAGATTTCACACGCCTCCGTGGTGAGCGTTCTCAACTTCTTCCGCGAGAACGAGACCGTGTACATGGTCATGAACTTTCTGGAAGGCGCTTCGCTGCAGGAATTCATCATCACTGCGCGAGAGCAGAAGAAGCAGAAGGTTTTTCGCGAATCGACCATCCGTTCGCTGTACGACGAGGTCTTGCGTGGTCTGCGCATCGTGCACCAGCACAAGATGCTGCACCTCGACATCAAGCCCGCCAACATATTCGTGACCGACGACAACCGCTCGGTGTTGATCGACTTCGGCGCAGCTCGCGAGGTGTTGAGCAAGGAAGGCAACTTCATCCGCCCCATGTACACGCCCGGCTTCGCCGCGCCCGAGATGTACCGGCGCGACTCCAGCATGGGCCCCTGGACCGATATCTATGCGATCGGCGCATGCATTTACGCCAGCATGCAGGGTTATCCGCCCAACGATGCGCCACAACGTCTTGAAAAAGACCGCCTGTCGTTGGCGCTGTCCCGCCTGCGCGGCGTCTACTCCGACAACCTGATCGAGGTGGTCGAATGGTGCATGTCGCTGGATCCCTTGTCGCGTCCGCAATCGGTGTTTGCGCTGCAGAAAGAGCTCAGCCGCGAAACCGAGCGCAGTTACACCAAGCTCACCGTGGCCGAAAAAATGCGGCTGCAGTTTGACAACATCGTGTCGGACAACAAGAAATCCCTGCGGAAATCCACCAACGCCGGCACCAAGTTTCGATGA
- a CDS encoding urease accessory protein UreF, which produces MTTADVADAPPRSAASLLQILWLASPALPVGGFSYSEGLESAVDAGLVSDEHSAAAWLTDQLHLGLARSDLAVVAQAIPAWRANDLDRITTLNRWVLQTRETLEFRLQSEQMGRSLLEWARQLGELGTGVFEQLHGARLDPPTYPVACACAAASTGASVHDSLVGYAFGWCENMVQASIKSVPLGQSAGQRMLARLAQQIPAAVDHAIQLQDDERQAFTPLLAIHSARHETQYSRLFRS; this is translated from the coding sequence ATGACCACGGCTGACGTGGCCGACGCGCCGCCCCGCTCGGCCGCCAGCCTGCTGCAGATCCTCTGGCTCGCATCACCGGCTTTGCCGGTGGGTGGTTTCTCGTATTCCGAAGGGCTTGAATCGGCCGTGGACGCCGGCCTGGTATCGGATGAACACAGCGCAGCCGCCTGGCTCACCGACCAGCTGCACCTGGGGCTGGCGCGCAGCGACCTGGCGGTGGTGGCGCAGGCCATTCCCGCCTGGCGCGCCAACGATCTCGACCGCATCACCACCCTCAACCGCTGGGTGCTGCAGACCCGCGAGACCTTGGAGTTCCGCCTGCAAAGCGAGCAGATGGGCCGCTCGCTGCTGGAGTGGGCGCGCCAGCTCGGCGAGCTGGGCACGGGTGTGTTTGAACAACTGCACGGTGCCCGCCTGGACCCACCCACCTACCCGGTGGCCTGCGCCTGTGCTGCCGCCAGCACCGGGGCCAGCGTGCACGACAGCCTGGTCGGCTACGCCTTCGGCTGGTGCGAAAACATGGTGCAGGCGTCCATCAAGTCGGTGCCGCTGGGCCAGAGCGCCGGCCAGCGCATGCTCGCGCGCCTGGCGCAGCAGATTCCGGCCGCGGTCGACCACGCCATCCAATTGCAGGACGATGAGCGCCAGGCCTTCACTCCGCTGCTCGCCATTCACTCAGCCCGCCACGAAACCCAATACTCACGCCTGTTCCGCTCATGA
- a CDS encoding heavy metal response regulator transcription factor gives MRVLVIEDEAKIADYVKRGLSEAGYTVDVARDGIEGRYLALEGDYQLVVLDIMLPGIDGFGVLSALRQKRGTPVLMLTARDRVEDRVQGLEAGADDYLVKPFAFSELLARVGALLRRGPAATDAANTRMAVCDLEMDLLGRKAWRAGQRLDLTAKEFSLLALLARRKGQILSRTTIAEQVWDMNFDSDTNVVEVAVRRLRSKMDDPFKPKLLHNVRGMGYVLEERA, from the coding sequence ATGCGCGTGCTGGTCATTGAAGACGAAGCCAAGATCGCTGACTACGTCAAGCGCGGCCTGTCCGAGGCCGGCTACACCGTGGACGTTGCGCGCGACGGCATCGAGGGCCGCTACCTCGCGCTCGAAGGTGACTACCAGTTGGTGGTGCTCGACATCATGTTGCCGGGCATCGATGGTTTCGGCGTGCTGTCGGCCCTGCGGCAGAAGCGTGGCACGCCGGTGCTCATGCTCACCGCGCGCGACCGGGTGGAAGACCGCGTGCAGGGCCTGGAAGCCGGGGCCGACGACTACCTCGTCAAACCCTTTGCCTTCTCCGAGCTGCTCGCCCGCGTGGGCGCGCTGCTGCGCCGCGGCCCGGCGGCAACAGACGCGGCCAACACGCGCATGGCGGTGTGCGATCTGGAGATGGACCTGCTCGGCCGCAAGGCCTGGCGCGCGGGCCAGCGGCTGGACCTCACTGCCAAGGAGTTCTCCCTGCTCGCGCTGCTGGCGCGGCGCAAGGGCCAGATCCTGTCGCGCACCACCATCGCCGAGCAGGTGTGGGACATGAACTTCGACTCGGACACCAACGTGGTGGAGGTGGCGGTGCGTCGCTTGCGCTCCAAGATGGACGACCCGTTCAAACCCAAGCTGCTGCACAACGTGCGCGGCATGGGCTATGTGCTGGAGGAGCGGGCATGA
- the rdgB gene encoding RdgB/HAM1 family non-canonical purine NTP pyrophosphatase: MKLVLASNNKGKLAELQALFAPLGIELVRQADLNIPEAPEPHRTFVENALAKARHAAQVSGLPALADDAGLCVEAFGGLPGVDTAFYATQFGYEKGDDNNVRALLEQMQGIQDRRAALVSTLVALRSADDPEPLVATGRAPGLITQQPIGANGFGFDPVMYLPAFGKTFAELPTELKNANSHRGRAAQHMLALMRERWFAPAPETAP, encoded by the coding sequence ATGAAGCTGGTCCTGGCGTCCAACAACAAAGGCAAGCTTGCCGAGTTGCAGGCGCTGTTTGCGCCGCTGGGCATTGAGCTGGTGCGCCAGGCCGATCTGAACATTCCCGAAGCGCCCGAGCCACACCGCACCTTTGTGGAAAACGCGCTGGCCAAGGCGCGACACGCCGCGCAGGTCAGTGGTCTGCCGGCGCTGGCGGACGACGCCGGTTTGTGTGTGGAAGCCTTTGGCGGTTTGCCCGGTGTGGACACGGCTTTCTACGCCACGCAGTTCGGGTACGAGAAGGGTGACGACAACAACGTGCGTGCGTTGCTGGAGCAGATGCAGGGCATTCAGGACCGCCGCGCCGCGCTGGTGAGCACGCTGGTGGCCCTGCGCAGCGCCGACGACCCCGAGCCGCTGGTGGCCACGGGCCGCGCGCCCGGCCTCATCACCCAGCAGCCCATCGGGGCGAACGGATTCGGCTTTGACCCGGTCATGTATCTGCCGGCTTTTGGCAAGACCTTCGCCGAGCTGCCCACCGAGTTGAAAAATGCCAACAGCCACCGTGGGCGTGCAGCGCAACACATGCTGGCCTTGATGCGCGAGCGCTGGTTCGCGCCCGCGCCAGAGACCGCACCATGA
- the hemW gene encoding radical SAM family heme chaperone HemW: MRPGTLQLHSLPPLSLYIHLPWCLKKCPYCDFNSHEWSATSEPGQPLPEERYLDALRADLEASLPLIWGRTVHSVFIGGGTPSLFSPASVDRLLGDVRALLRLDADAEITLEANPGTFEKDRFRAFREAGVTRLSIGVQSFNDVHLKALGRVHDRDQAMAAVDEAAQAFDTFNLDIMYALPGQTLADCEADVRTALSFSPPHISIYHLTLEPNTYFAKYPPALPPEDEAWDMLDRITELTAEAGLQRYEVSAYARAGHRSWHNTNYWQFGDYLGIGAGAHSKLSFAHRVGRPVRVREPRLYMERALAGNAVVSADEVPRKALPFEFMLNALRLKEGFSLQQFTERTGLPLSSIEAGLALAVQKGLIERDAVRVWPTDRGFDFLSDLQEIFLAD; the protein is encoded by the coding sequence ATGCGCCCCGGCACGCTGCAGTTGCACAGCTTGCCGCCGCTCTCGCTCTACATTCACCTGCCGTGGTGTTTGAAGAAGTGCCCCTACTGCGATTTCAATTCGCACGAATGGAGCGCCACGTCCGAGCCGGGTCAGCCGCTGCCCGAGGAGCGTTACCTGGACGCCTTGCGCGCCGACCTGGAAGCTTCGTTGCCCCTGATCTGGGGCCGCACGGTGCACAGCGTGTTCATCGGTGGCGGCACGCCCAGTCTGTTTTCACCCGCATCCGTCGACCGCCTGCTGGGCGATGTCCGTGCCTTGCTGCGGCTCGACGCCGACGCCGAGATCACGCTGGAAGCCAACCCGGGCACCTTCGAGAAAGACCGCTTCCGCGCGTTCCGTGAAGCGGGTGTGACGCGCCTTTCCATCGGTGTGCAGAGTTTCAACGACGTGCACCTCAAGGCGCTGGGTCGTGTACACGACCGGGACCAGGCCATGGCCGCGGTCGATGAAGCCGCACAGGCTTTCGACACCTTCAACCTCGACATCATGTACGCCCTGCCCGGGCAGACGCTGGCCGACTGTGAGGCCGACGTGCGCACCGCACTGTCGTTTTCGCCGCCGCACATCTCCATCTACCACCTCACGCTGGAGCCCAACACCTACTTTGCGAAGTACCCGCCGGCCCTGCCGCCCGAGGACGAAGCCTGGGACATGCTGGATCGCATCACCGAACTCACCGCCGAGGCGGGGCTGCAGCGGTACGAGGTGTCGGCCTATGCACGCGCCGGGCACCGCAGCTGGCACAACACGAACTACTGGCAGTTCGGCGACTACCTGGGCATTGGTGCGGGCGCGCACAGCAAGCTGAGTTTTGCCCACCGCGTGGGACGCCCGGTGCGGGTGCGCGAGCCGCGCCTGTACATGGAGCGTGCGCTGGCGGGCAATGCGGTGGTGAGTGCCGACGAGGTGCCGCGCAAGGCTTTGCCGTTCGAGTTCATGCTCAACGCCTTGCGGCTCAAGGAGGGCTTCAGCCTGCAGCAGTTCACGGAGCGCACGGGCTTGCCGCTCTCCAGCATCGAAGCCGGGCTTGCGCTCGCGGTGCAGAAAGGCCTGATCGAGCGCGATGCGGTCCGTGTGTGGCCCACCGATCGGGGCTTCGACTTCCTCAGCGACCTGCAGGAAATCTTTCTCGCGGACTGA
- the ureE gene encoding urease accessory protein UreE, producing MLQASKLIPQGQGLARTMVQRASHLELDWDVRQKSRFDTVASDERHVGVFLPRGTVVRGGDVLVTQDGSLLRVVAAPQAVLRITACPDHPAHEQAFDLMRAAYHLGNRHVPIELRPDHLKIEPDHVLADMLRAMHLTVVEVREPFEPEAGAYGGHGAGGGDSHVHGAKDTHNHHHGHDHDHHNHDHG from the coding sequence ATGCTGCAAGCCTCCAAACTCATCCCTCAGGGCCAGGGCCTCGCGCGCACCATGGTGCAGCGCGCCTCGCACCTGGAACTGGACTGGGATGTCCGCCAGAAGAGCCGCTTCGACACCGTGGCCTCCGACGAGCGCCACGTGGGTGTGTTCCTGCCGCGCGGCACCGTGGTGCGCGGCGGCGACGTGCTCGTCACGCAGGACGGCTCGCTGCTGCGCGTGGTGGCCGCGCCCCAGGCGGTGCTGCGCATCACCGCCTGCCCCGACCACCCGGCCCACGAGCAGGCCTTCGACCTCATGCGCGCGGCCTACCACCTGGGCAACCGCCACGTGCCCATCGAGCTGCGTCCCGATCACCTGAAGATCGAGCCCGACCATGTGTTGGCCGACATGCTGCGCGCCATGCACCTCACGGTGGTGGAGGTGCGTGAACCCTTCGAGCCCGAGGCCGGCGCGTATGGCGGTCATGGCGCGGGGGGTGGTGACAGCCATGTGCATGGCGCGAAGGACACTCACAACCACCACCACGGCCACGACCACGACCACCACAACCATGACCACGGCTGA
- a CDS encoding PP2C family protein-serine/threonine phosphatase, with amino-acid sequence MKFSVYQISRQGGRERNEDRMGYAYTRESGLFVLADGMGGHPEGAMAAQLALQTFSAYFQKAANPTVREVPEFLSSALMAAHHQIIRYAAEKGMLDTPRTTLVASVMERGHVYWVHCGDSRLYVVRNGEMLTRTRDHSYMEQQAHLGRATEHINRNILFTCLGSPAKPVFDLSGPVQLMQGDRVLLCSDGLWGTVSDEEITEELSKRPLEQAVPELVELALKRGGPRCDNVTVLAMEWETADEFQSTRVSTEDIEEGVFASTIQSGTPDSTMEDLDDAAIEQSIAEINEAIRRTAERNT; translated from the coding sequence ATGAAATTTTCGGTCTATCAGATCAGCCGCCAAGGTGGGCGGGAGCGCAATGAAGACCGCATGGGCTATGCCTACACCCGGGAATCCGGCTTGTTTGTGCTGGCCGACGGCATGGGTGGACACCCCGAAGGTGCCATGGCCGCACAGCTGGCATTGCAGACTTTCTCAGCGTACTTCCAAAAGGCGGCCAATCCCACTGTGAGGGAGGTGCCTGAATTCCTCTCCAGCGCGCTGATGGCCGCGCACCACCAGATCATTCGTTACGCTGCCGAAAAGGGCATGCTCGACACACCCCGTACCACCCTGGTGGCGTCTGTCATGGAGCGGGGCCATGTGTACTGGGTGCACTGTGGCGACTCGCGCTTGTACGTGGTTCGCAACGGTGAAATGCTCACGCGCACACGCGACCACTCCTATATGGAGCAGCAAGCCCACCTGGGCCGCGCAACCGAGCACATCAACCGCAACATACTGTTCACCTGCCTGGGCTCGCCGGCCAAACCGGTGTTTGACCTGTCGGGCCCGGTGCAACTGATGCAGGGCGACCGCGTGCTGCTGTGCTCTGACGGGCTGTGGGGCACGGTGTCCGATGAGGAAATCACGGAAGAGTTGTCCAAGCGGCCGTTGGAGCAAGCCGTGCCCGAGCTGGTGGAGCTGGCGCTCAAACGTGGCGGCCCACGCTGCGACAACGTGACCGTGCTTGCCATGGAATGGGAGACGGCCGACGAATTCCAGAGCACCCGCGTGTCCACCGAGGACATCGAAGAAGGTGTGTTCGCCTCCACCATCCAGTCGGGCACACCCGACTCGACCATGGAAGATCTGGACGACGCGGCGATCGAACAATCGATCGCCGAAATCAACGAAGCGATTCGCCGCACGGCCGAACGCAACACCTGA
- the ureG gene encoding urease accessory protein UreG, translating to MTPLHHIPRRSKHLPPLRVGIGGPVGSGKTTLLEMLCKAMRERYDLIAITNDIYTKEDQRILTVSGALPAERIMGVETGGCPHTAIREDASINLEAIDRMLGEFPDADVVFIESGGDNLAATFSPELSDLTIYVIDVAAGEKIPRKGGPGITKSDLFVINKTDLAPHVGADLEVMKADTARMRPDSARRPWVMTNLKTLAGVDEVVRFIETRGMLLPSRPEATAIAG from the coding sequence ATGACCCCCCTGCACCACATTCCCCGCCGCAGCAAACACCTGCCCCCGCTGCGCGTGGGCATCGGCGGCCCCGTCGGCTCGGGCAAGACCACGCTGCTGGAGATGCTGTGCAAGGCCATGCGCGAGCGCTACGACCTGATCGCCATCACCAACGACATCTACACCAAGGAAGACCAACGCATCCTCACCGTGAGCGGCGCACTGCCGGCCGAACGCATCATGGGCGTGGAAACGGGCGGCTGCCCGCACACCGCCATCCGCGAGGACGCCTCCATCAACCTCGAAGCCATCGACCGCATGCTCGGCGAGTTCCCCGACGCCGACGTGGTGTTCATCGAAAGCGGCGGCGACAACCTCGCCGCCACCTTCAGCCCCGAGCTCAGCGACCTCACCATCTACGTGATCGACGTGGCCGCGGGCGAAAAGATCCCGCGCAAGGGTGGCCCCGGCATCACCAAAAGCGACCTCTTCGTGATCAACAAGACCGACCTGGCCCCGCACGTGGGCGCCGACCTGGAGGTGATGAAGGCCGACACCGCCCGCATGCGCCCCGACAGCGCGCGCCGGCCCTGGGTCATGACCAACCTCAAGACGCTGGCCGGCGTGGACGAGGTGGTGCGCTTCATCGAGACGCGCGGCATGCTGCTCCCATCACGACCCGAGGCCACGGCCATCGCAGGCTAA
- a CDS encoding YicC/YloC family endoribonuclease, which produces MAVYSMTGYATAHLGGPATAANAEPARDPKPGLGLEIRSVNSRFLDLTFKLPDDLRGSEPVLRELLTARLKRGKVEVRAWIEGRSDATPRSPSAIELQKLVGLQDNVRAWLPTAAPLSVAEVLGLTSRQQGNPGELNEGLQSLAEVAINNLMEAREREGQRLAAMLLDRLGQLRQLAKDAQPLIPQLVAQQRQRFIDRWNEALAAGGPSVTGNTVTSDMANDRALTEATAFAIRIDVAEELTRLDSHLTEIERLIKKGAEVGKRLDFLIQELHREANTLGSKSSNLELTRISVDMKVLIEQMREQVQNIE; this is translated from the coding sequence ATGGCAGTTTACAGCATGACCGGCTATGCAACGGCCCACCTGGGCGGGCCCGCCACGGCCGCGAACGCAGAGCCTGCGCGCGATCCAAAACCGGGCCTGGGCCTGGAGATCCGCTCGGTCAACAGCCGATTTCTCGACCTCACGTTCAAACTGCCTGACGACCTTCGCGGTTCAGAGCCGGTGCTGCGCGAACTGCTGACAGCACGCCTCAAGCGCGGCAAGGTCGAGGTTCGCGCGTGGATCGAAGGCCGCAGCGACGCTACCCCACGTTCACCCAGCGCAATCGAACTCCAGAAGCTCGTCGGTCTGCAAGACAACGTGCGCGCCTGGTTGCCCACCGCGGCGCCATTGTCGGTGGCCGAGGTCCTGGGTCTCACCTCGCGCCAGCAGGGCAATCCCGGCGAGCTCAACGAGGGGCTTCAGTCGCTGGCGGAGGTCGCCATCAACAACCTCATGGAAGCGCGCGAGCGCGAGGGCCAACGTCTGGCGGCCATGCTGCTGGACCGCCTGGGTCAATTGCGGCAACTGGCCAAGGATGCGCAACCGCTCATTCCCCAACTGGTGGCCCAACAACGCCAGCGTTTCATCGACCGCTGGAACGAGGCCCTGGCCGCCGGCGGTCCGTCGGTCACTGGCAACACGGTCACGTCCGACATGGCCAACGACCGGGCTCTCACCGAAGCCACCGCATTTGCCATCCGCATCGATGTGGCCGAAGAGCTGACGCGGCTCGACTCTCACCTGACCGAGATCGAACGGCTGATCAAAAAGGGGGCCGAGGTCGGCAAACGGCTGGACTTCCTGATTCAGGAGTTGCACCGCGAAGCCAACACGCTGGGATCGAAGTCGTCCAACCTGGAGCTCACGCGCATCTCGGTGGACATGAAAGTGCTCATCGAACAGATGCGCGAGCAGGTACAAAACATCGAGTGA